The following coding sequences lie in one Takifugu flavidus isolate HTHZ2018 chromosome 4, ASM371156v2, whole genome shotgun sequence genomic window:
- the adipor1a gene encoding adiponectin receptor protein 1a — translation MSARNGSASDADCQISEDIPVPDVELMELGPLLEEGGGRPEGALMLSDEEEEDDEVGEVLTLPLQAHRAMEKMEEFVHKVWEGHWRVIPFHVLPEWLKDNDYLLHGHRPPMPSFRACFGSIFRIHTETGNIWTHLLGLILFLCLGTLTMLRPNMYFMAPLQEKVVFGMFFLGAVLCLSFSWLFHTVYCHSEKVSRTFSKLDYSGIALLIMGSFVPWLYYSFYCSPQPRLIYLSIVCVLGIAAIVVAQWDRFSTPRHRPTRAGVFMGLGLSGIVPTMHFTIEEGFVKATTVGQMGWFYLMGAMYITGAGLYAARIPERFFPGKCDIWFHSHQIFHVLVVAAAFIHFYGVSNLQEFRYGLEGGCTDDSLL, via the exons ATGTCAGCCCGAAACGGGTCTGCAAGTGATGCAGACTGCCAGATCTCTGAGGACATCCCTGTCCCAGATGTGGAACTGATGGAGCTGGGTCCATTGctagaggagggagggggccgACCAGAG GGAGCATTGATGCTttctgatgaggaagaggaagatgatgaggtgGGAGAGGTGCTGACCTTGCCACTTCAGGCCCACCGTGccatggagaagatggaggagtttgtgcacaAG GTCTGGGAGGGTCACTGGAGGGTCATCCCTTTCCATGTCCTGCCAGAGTGGCTCAAAGACAACGATTACCTCTTGCATGGACATCGGCCACCTATGCCTTCTTTTCGAGCGTGCTTTGGAAGCATTTTCAGAATTCACACTGAGACTGGAAACATCTGGACTCACCTGTTAG GGCTGATCTTATTCCTTTGTTTGGGCACATTGACCATGCTGAGGCCCAACATGTATTTCATGGCCCCATTGCAAGAGAAGGTGGTGTTTGGGATGTTCTTCCTGGGGGCTGTTCTCTGCCTCAGCTTCTCTTGGCTCTTTCATACCGTCTACTGCCATTCTGAGAAGGTGTCTCGAACTTTCTCCAA ACTGGACTACTCAGGCATTGCTCTCCTGATCATGGGCTCCTTTGTGCCGTGGTTGTACTACTCCTTCTACTGCTCCCCTCAGCCTCGACTTATCTACCTCTCCATTGTGTGTGTCCTGGGCATTGCTGCCATCGTCGTTGCTCAGTGGGATAGATTCTCTACACCCCGTCACAGACCTACAAGAGCAG GTGTGTTCATGGGTCTTGGATTAAGTGGAATTGTCCCGACCATGCACTTCACTATCGAGGAGGGCTTCGTGAAGGCCACTACTGTTGGACAGATGGGTTGGTTCTACCTGATGGGTGCCATGTACATCACTGGTGCTGGTCTGTATGCAGCCAGGATCCCTGAGCGTTTCTTTCCTGGCAAATGTGACATCTGG TTCCATTCTCATCAGATATTTCACGTcctggtggtggcagcagcttTCATCCATTTCTATGGGGTTTCCAACCTTCAGGAGTTTCGATACGGACTGGAAGGAGGATGCACAGATGACTCACTACTCTGA
- the rabif gene encoding guanine nucleotide exchange factor MSS4, which produces MEDNQQSKQATDRSDLISDDGKNCKSIVCQRCGSKVLCAGMASLAEKELFLPSMRKKSNLSSGDTSVDGDTLTAHWFVDDMFTFENVGFTKDVGRIKYLICADCEIGPIGWHCLDDKKCFYIAVDRVDHV; this is translated from the exons ATGGAGGATAATCAACAGTCCAAACAGGCCACGGATCGTTCCGATCTGATTTCTGACGATGGGAAGAACTGCAAGTCCATAGTATGTCAACGCTGCGGGTCCAAAGTGCTGTGTGCGGGGATGGCGTCATTGGCAGAGAAAGAG CTGTTTCTACCATCCATGCGAAAAAAGAGTAACCTCAGCTCCGGGGATACCTCGGTGGACGGGGATACTCTGACCGCCCATTGGTTCGTGGATGACATGTTCACATTTGAGAATGTGGGCTTCACTAAAGATGTGGGGAGGATCAAGTATCTCATTTGTGCTGACTGTGAGATAGGACCAATTGGCTGGCACTGTTTAGATGACAAGAAGTGTTTCTACATCGCCGTGGACAGGGTAGACCATGTATAG